Proteins co-encoded in one Listeria ivanovii subsp. ivanovii genomic window:
- a CDS encoding HAD family hydrolase produces the protein MKAVIFDFDGTMLDTENLWYSETMNYLKETYNIDLPDEIYQQIIGTSEEPIITYMMEATNGKFDKEAFLTTVAEACHTGQQSLGFRDGFEAFFQEVKSRGYKIGLATSSGYGWIASTLERLGILEDFETIQTADHVEEIKPHPALYAQAVEALGVKPEEAIAIEDSKNGALSAMEAGLKVYIVPNEATKTISFPKEATVVSSFAEINLN, from the coding sequence GTGAAGGCAGTAATTTTTGATTTTGATGGTACCATGCTTGATACAGAGAATTTATGGTATAGCGAAACAATGAACTATTTAAAAGAAACTTATAATATTGATTTACCAGATGAAATTTATCAGCAGATTATTGGGACAAGTGAAGAGCCTATAATTACGTATATGATGGAAGCAACAAATGGAAAATTTGATAAAGAAGCATTTTTGACTACAGTTGCAGAAGCTTGCCACACGGGTCAACAGTCGCTTGGATTCCGAGATGGCTTTGAAGCGTTTTTCCAAGAAGTAAAATCAAGAGGCTATAAGATTGGTCTTGCAACGAGTTCTGGTTACGGATGGATTGCATCGACGCTCGAACGATTGGGGATTTTAGAAGACTTTGAAACAATACAAACGGCGGATCATGTGGAGGAAATTAAGCCACATCCAGCACTGTATGCGCAAGCGGTGGAAGCTTTAGGAGTGAAACCGGAAGAAGCAATTGCGATAGAAGACTCGAAAAATGGTGCATTATCAGCAATGGAAGCAGGTTTAAAAGTATACATTGTACCTAATGAAGCAACTAAAACTATTTCATTTCCTAAAGAAGCTACGGTAGTTTCATCTTTTGCGGAAATTAATTTAAATTAG
- a CDS encoding type 1 glutamine amidotransferase domain-containing protein: MSLKGKKIIALVSEDFEDLELWYPVLRLREEGASVHLVAEEAKKVYHGKYGVPVTSDYDFDSVRAEDYDGILVPGGWSPDKLRRFDSVLNLVRSFDKEKKTIGQICHAGWVLVSAGVLEGVNVTSTPGIKDDMTNAGAIWHDEPVVTDGHIISSRRPPDLPEYLPAFISAFEK; encoded by the coding sequence ATGAGCTTGAAAGGTAAAAAAATAATTGCGCTAGTTAGCGAAGACTTTGAAGATTTAGAACTTTGGTATCCTGTACTTAGATTGCGTGAGGAAGGTGCCTCCGTACATTTGGTAGCAGAAGAAGCAAAGAAGGTATACCACGGGAAATATGGCGTTCCAGTTACTTCTGATTATGACTTTGATTCTGTTCGTGCAGAAGACTACGATGGGATTTTGGTTCCGGGTGGCTGGTCCCCAGATAAGTTGCGCCGATTTGATAGTGTTTTGAATTTGGTTCGTTCTTTTGATAAGGAGAAAAAAACAATTGGTCAAATTTGTCACGCTGGTTGGGTATTAGTTTCTGCGGGAGTTCTGGAAGGCGTTAATGTTACTAGTACACCAGGAATTAAAGATGATATGACAAACGCAGGAGCGATTTGGCATGATGAGCCGGTCGTAACAGATGGCCACATTATTTCAAGTCGCCGCCCACCAGATTTACCAGAGTATTTACCTGCTTTTATTTCTGCTTTCGAAAAATAA
- a CDS encoding Cof-type HAD-IIB family hydrolase, with product MSKKLIVLDLDGTTLRDDLTISSHTKKTLEKARMAGHEVMIATGRPYRISGLYYEELELTTPIVNFNGAVYHHPRLTTFSEGYHHAIDLQVVRELLDFTNDFSLDNIAAEVQDSVFLKERNNSVPDTFHLGTENVVFGNIRDTIQSDATSLLFFGKLDQLDLISKHLDESLADVISHHTWGASAWPAVEIIKFGIHKAIGVQAAAKTLGFNRKDIIAFGDENNDLQMLDYAGVGVAMGNATDSVKNVANAVTASNQDDGIAVYLEENLNL from the coding sequence ATGTCTAAAAAATTAATCGTACTTGATCTCGACGGCACCACACTTAGAGATGACTTAACCATCTCTTCTCATACGAAAAAAACATTAGAAAAAGCGCGTATGGCAGGCCATGAAGTAATGATAGCTACAGGACGTCCATACCGGATTAGCGGCTTATACTACGAGGAGCTTGAGTTAACTACACCTATCGTTAACTTTAACGGCGCTGTTTACCATCACCCAAGACTTACGACATTTTCAGAAGGTTATCACCACGCTATCGATTTACAAGTTGTTCGTGAACTACTTGATTTCACCAATGACTTTTCACTAGATAATATCGCTGCAGAAGTACAAGATAGCGTATTTTTGAAAGAAAGAAACAACAGTGTACCAGATACATTTCATTTAGGAACAGAAAATGTTGTTTTCGGGAATATTCGTGACACCATTCAATCAGACGCTACGTCTTTATTATTTTTTGGTAAACTAGATCAGCTTGATTTAATTAGCAAGCATCTAGATGAATCTCTTGCTGATGTTATTTCCCATCACACTTGGGGAGCCTCTGCTTGGCCAGCTGTCGAAATAATTAAATTCGGCATCCATAAAGCAATCGGTGTCCAAGCTGCCGCAAAAACACTCGGCTTCAACCGAAAAGATATTATTGCATTTGGTGATGAAAATAACGATTTACAAATGCTCGACTATGCTGGCGTTGGTGTCGCAATGGGAAACGCTACGGATTCTGTTAAAAACGTTGCCAATGCTGTTACAGCATCCAACCAAGATGATGGAATAGCTGTCTATTTAGAAGAAAATTTAAACTTATAA
- a CDS encoding GNAT family N-acetyltransferase — protein sequence MSYQLISDYKDNSIYRESFNSLAESTFEINLEEWYQQGFWNDKYICYSYVDKGKVIANVSINKMDLTYQGENYRALQIGTVMTHPDYRNQGLAQKLINHVISKYEAEYDFFYLFANDSVVEFYPKFGFERVEESSFTVDATSLKKQPSQIKKLNPASKSDFQLISRIVSNRASLSTVLDVRNSEDLLMFYVLIALKSAVYYLEELDTIVLFEQEETDLYVLDIISTKKVNVVEVLQRLVTKEIDTIHLSFTPEKDKHIDAAYIIETEDILFMRPNVFTEERYFQFPATSHA from the coding sequence ATGAGTTATCAATTAATAAGTGATTACAAAGATAATTCCATATACCGAGAAAGCTTTAATAGCCTGGCTGAAAGCACTTTTGAAATCAATTTGGAAGAGTGGTATCAACAAGGTTTTTGGAATGATAAATATATTTGTTATTCTTACGTAGATAAAGGGAAGGTTATCGCGAATGTTTCAATTAACAAAATGGATCTGACTTACCAAGGGGAAAATTATCGTGCTTTACAAATTGGGACTGTCATGACGCATCCTGACTATAGAAATCAAGGTTTAGCGCAAAAGTTAATCAATCATGTAATCAGTAAATATGAAGCGGAGTATGATTTTTTCTATCTTTTTGCGAATGACTCAGTAGTTGAGTTTTATCCTAAATTTGGTTTTGAACGAGTAGAAGAAAGTAGTTTCACTGTAGATGCCACTAGTTTGAAAAAGCAACCATCTCAAATAAAAAAGCTGAATCCAGCGAGTAAATCGGATTTTCAGCTAATAAGTCGAATTGTTTCAAACAGGGCAAGCCTTTCCACAGTTTTAGATGTGAGAAATAGTGAAGATTTGCTTATGTTCTACGTATTAATTGCTTTAAAAAGTGCCGTTTATTATCTAGAAGAATTAGATACAATTGTTCTTTTCGAGCAAGAGGAGACGGATTTATACGTACTGGATATTATTAGTACTAAAAAAGTAAATGTAGTAGAAGTTTTGCAGCGTTTAGTAACGAAGGAAATCGATACTATTCATCTTTCTTTTACACCAGAAAAAGATAAACATATTGATGCAGCTTACATTATCGAAACAGAAGATATATTATTTATGCGTCCGAATGTATTTACAGAAGAGCGTTATTTTCAATTCCCTGCTACTTCTCATGCTTGA
- a CDS encoding metal-sulfur cluster assembly factor: MDEQLKENLMGALEQVIDPELGIDIVNIGLVYDVELDDDGLCTVSMTLTTMGCPLAGILTEQVQMALSDIPEVKDTNVNLVWNPPWTKDRMSRYAKIALGIR, encoded by the coding sequence ATGGATGAGCAACTGAAAGAAAATTTAATGGGAGCACTGGAGCAAGTTATTGATCCGGAGCTAGGTATTGATATTGTGAATATTGGACTTGTATACGATGTTGAATTAGATGATGATGGACTTTGCACAGTTTCAATGACGCTTACAACGATGGGTTGTCCACTTGCTGGGATTTTGACGGAGCAAGTGCAAATGGCATTAAGTGATATCCCAGAAGTAAAAGATACAAATGTTAACCTTGTTTGGAATCCACCTTGGACGAAAGATCGTATGTCACGCTATGCAAAAATAGCACTAGGGATACGTTAA
- a CDS encoding pyridoxal phosphate-dependent aminotransferase, with the protein MNNSKIAKKHQQMPVNILADIGTLAKTMPDILDLSIGDPDLITDASIINAAFDDVRAGHTKYTESGGDVELIDAIRGYFSRNYDMSFERSQIRATVGALHGMFLTLQTILDPGDEVIIHEPYFSPYKDQVLNSGGTPIIIPTYEKDGFAINVDILEAAITDKTKALILNSPNNPTGAVFSPETFEKIANLAKKYDFFILSDEVYDGFSFYEDFVPMAKFAPEHTITFGSMSKNFAMTGWRLGYMIAPTYLNEAAKIINEGITYSAPTPSQRAAIYALNHSETLIPLVTETFQKRLEYISKRVEEISYLSLHPLKGSIYAFINITKSGMDSVSFTEYVLKETQVLVIPGLAFGESGDNYVRLAATQDISILEEAFNRLAKLTF; encoded by the coding sequence ATGAATAATTCAAAAATCGCTAAAAAACATCAACAAATGCCTGTTAACATTCTTGCTGATATCGGGACCCTCGCAAAAACAATGCCAGATATTCTTGACTTATCGATTGGTGATCCTGATTTAATTACAGATGCATCCATTATTAATGCTGCTTTCGATGACGTTCGTGCCGGACATACTAAATATACCGAATCTGGCGGCGACGTAGAACTTATCGATGCCATTCGCGGTTATTTCAGTCGCAATTACGATATGTCTTTTGAACGCTCTCAAATCCGTGCAACAGTTGGCGCACTCCATGGTATGTTCTTGACACTTCAAACAATCCTTGATCCTGGTGATGAAGTCATTATTCATGAACCATACTTCTCCCCTTACAAAGACCAAGTTTTAAATTCAGGCGGAACTCCCATCATCATTCCAACCTATGAAAAAGATGGTTTTGCCATTAATGTAGATATTTTAGAAGCAGCAATTACTGATAAAACCAAAGCTTTAATTCTCAATTCCCCAAACAACCCAACTGGTGCTGTTTTTTCACCTGAAACATTTGAAAAAATAGCCAATTTAGCCAAAAAATATGATTTCTTTATTTTATCAGATGAGGTATATGATGGTTTTAGTTTCTATGAAGACTTTGTTCCAATGGCTAAATTCGCCCCAGAACATACTATTACATTCGGAAGTATGTCCAAAAATTTTGCAATGACAGGCTGGCGCTTAGGTTATATGATTGCTCCAACTTATTTAAATGAAGCAGCAAAAATAATCAATGAAGGGATTACTTATTCAGCTCCTACACCGTCTCAAAGAGCAGCTATTTACGCTTTGAATCATTCTGAAACACTAATTCCTTTAGTTACTGAAACCTTCCAAAAACGTCTAGAATACATCTCAAAACGTGTAGAAGAGATCTCGTACCTTTCACTTCATCCATTAAAAGGTTCCATTTACGCTTTTATTAATATTACGAAATCTGGAATGGACTCCGTTTCCTTTACAGAATATGTTTTAAAAGAAACACAAGTACTTGTTATTCCAGGCCTTGCATTTGGTGAGTCTGGTGATAATTATGTTCGACTAGCAGCCACTCAAGATATCAGCATATTAGAAGAAGCTTTCAATCGCTTAGCTAAATTAACATTCTAA
- the yjfP gene encoding esterase, with translation MIQVENEQIANIPVLHISNSENADKMMPTIIFYHGFTSQKELYLHYGYLLAQRGFRVILPDAKLHGERLLDANPEDQAIYFWDVIEENIKEFPLIINELIKAGKTDASRIGVGGVSMGAITSLGLLGQYDEIKVAVSLMGSAYYVDFAKELSEYAASQGMSFPYDVDARILALQKYDLTQNITKIKERPLLLWHGKKDDVVPFAYSEKLYQTLVEESLADNVRFVIDDNAKHKVSVEGMLEGVGFFEKFL, from the coding sequence ATGATTCAAGTTGAAAATGAACAAATTGCAAATATTCCAGTATTACATATTAGCAATAGTGAAAATGCGGATAAAATGATGCCAACTATTATCTTTTATCATGGTTTTACCTCTCAGAAAGAACTGTATTTGCATTATGGGTATTTACTTGCCCAACGAGGTTTTCGCGTAATATTACCAGATGCTAAGTTACATGGAGAACGACTTTTGGATGCGAATCCAGAAGATCAAGCAATCTACTTTTGGGATGTTATTGAGGAGAATATTAAAGAATTCCCCTTAATTATAAATGAATTAATAAAAGCTGGTAAAACGGATGCTAGTCGAATTGGTGTGGGCGGGGTTTCAATGGGAGCAATTACATCGCTGGGGCTCCTTGGTCAGTATGATGAAATCAAAGTAGCAGTTAGCTTGATGGGAAGTGCCTACTACGTTGATTTCGCAAAAGAATTATCGGAATACGCAGCTTCACAAGGGATGAGTTTCCCATATGATGTAGATGCACGAATACTTGCGCTGCAAAAATATGATTTAACACAAAATATCACTAAAATAAAAGAACGTCCGCTACTGCTTTGGCACGGTAAAAAGGATGATGTTGTTCCCTTTGCTTATAGTGAAAAGTTATACCAAACGCTTGTAGAAGAAAGCTTGGCGGATAATGTCCGGTTTGTAATAGATGATAATGCAAAACATAAAGTATCGGTTGAAGGAATGCTTGAAGGGGTAGGATTTTTCGAGAAATTCTTATAA
- a CDS encoding PTS lactose/cellobiose transporter subunit IIA: MEMQVEEAVVKLILHGGNTRKEAYKAIDFAEKYQFEDADKHLQLAEEQFQEGHVWQTKLVSIRDAESVSHPSFLLIHGQDHLMTAQAELQLAKRIIKQYKHQQRLEERLTKLEQGAPQA; encoded by the coding sequence ATGGAAATGCAAGTTGAAGAAGCTGTTGTAAAACTGATTTTGCATGGCGGAAACACACGAAAAGAAGCATACAAAGCAATTGATTTTGCTGAAAAATACCAGTTTGAGGATGCAGATAAACATTTACAATTGGCAGAAGAACAATTTCAAGAAGGCCATGTTTGGCAAACAAAGTTAGTATCGATTCGTGATGCAGAGTCCGTATCACATCCATCATTTTTACTAATTCACGGACAAGATCACCTAATGACCGCCCAAGCAGAGTTACAATTAGCTAAAAGAATTATTAAGCAATACAAGCATCAACAACGCTTAGAAGAACGTTTAACGAAACTAGAACAAGGAGCCCCTCAAGCATGA
- a CDS encoding NCS2 family permease, whose amino-acid sequence MFQLKANGTDVKTEVISGFTTFLTMVYIVVVNPAILSAAGVPFNTVFMATIISAVIGTLWMAIFANYPIAIAPGLGMNAYFVTVVTTQKLDYSVAFAAVFVAGIIFLLLSLTPLREKIIEAIPHNLKAGITAGIGLFIAFLGFRMTGIIVSNDSNLVGLGDLHSQEAILAIVGLLITLILLALNVKGALFIGMIATGVIAFFTGELKFTDGIVKMPPMPEFVFTNPLHAFGDVMSYGLYAVVLSFLLITIFDTTGTMIGVAKKAGLMKGESLPNAKQALMADAVATSVGSMFGTTPTSAYIESSAGVATGGRTGLTTLTVAILFMVSAFFAPLVGAVSGISAITAPALIVVGSMMIGAVKEIDWDTLDEAFPAFLVILAMPLTSSIAIGLAFGFISYPILKVFTGKWRELNWFLIVIAVLFFILVAFLPH is encoded by the coding sequence ATGTTTCAATTAAAAGCAAACGGTACAGATGTTAAAACAGAAGTTATCTCTGGTTTTACTACATTCTTAACGATGGTATATATCGTTGTAGTTAACCCGGCAATCCTTTCTGCAGCTGGGGTTCCATTCAATACCGTCTTCATGGCAACTATTATTTCCGCAGTTATTGGTACATTATGGATGGCGATTTTCGCTAATTATCCAATTGCGATTGCACCAGGACTTGGAATGAACGCCTACTTTGTCACAGTAGTTACAACACAAAAATTAGATTATTCGGTCGCATTCGCTGCGGTCTTTGTAGCAGGTATTATTTTCTTATTACTTTCCTTAACACCGCTTCGGGAAAAAATCATCGAAGCTATTCCGCACAATCTAAAAGCCGGAATCACAGCTGGTATTGGTCTGTTTATCGCTTTCTTAGGATTCCGAATGACTGGAATTATCGTTTCTAATGATTCTAACTTAGTAGGACTAGGGGATTTACACTCTCAAGAAGCCATTTTAGCTATCGTTGGTCTTCTGATTACTTTAATACTTCTAGCGTTAAACGTAAAAGGTGCTTTATTTATCGGAATGATTGCAACTGGAGTTATTGCTTTCTTTACTGGCGAACTGAAATTTACAGATGGAATTGTTAAGATGCCACCAATGCCAGAATTCGTTTTCACAAATCCACTCCACGCTTTTGGTGATGTGATGAGTTACGGATTATATGCGGTTGTCTTATCATTCTTACTTATCACGATTTTCGATACAACAGGTACCATGATTGGCGTTGCAAAAAAAGCTGGTCTGATGAAAGGCGAATCTTTACCAAATGCAAAACAGGCTTTAATGGCTGATGCTGTTGCAACAAGCGTTGGTTCAATGTTCGGGACAACACCAACAAGTGCTTACATTGAATCATCTGCTGGTGTTGCAACTGGTGGTCGTACTGGGTTAACCACTTTAACCGTAGCCATTTTATTTATGGTTTCCGCATTCTTTGCTCCACTAGTTGGCGCTGTATCAGGTATTTCTGCCATTACTGCTCCTGCGCTAATTGTTGTCGGGAGTATGATGATTGGTGCTGTAAAAGAAATTGATTGGGACACATTGGATGAAGCATTCCCAGCTTTCTTAGTAATCCTTGCTATGCCACTTACTTCAAGTATTGCTATCGGTCTTGCTTTCGGATTTATTTCCTACCCAATCTTAAAAGTCTTCACAGGTAAATGGCGTGAGCTTAACTGGTTCCTAATTGTCATTGCCGTCTTATTCTTCATCCTTGTCGCTTTCTTACCACATTAA